DNA sequence from the Labrus bergylta chromosome 13, fLabBer1.1, whole genome shotgun sequence genome:
agtcatacagcttgatactgaatggcgccataattgtagtcttttccgtttccaaaaaaaggttgtaactaggattataaaaggcttacaaaagatatattcacTGAATATGTCACAGATCTCGTGTGGCCgaagtatttattgcatagtaCATATATGATCTATGTtgaaataaagtacatatatcagttaattttggatattttgactgttattcTAGAAACAGGAATTTTGGTAGTTATGTCTGGCATTGTGCACAGAGGGAACATAATtagggttgtaaaaaatgtatgtcTTCCcactatatcaaatatttactaaagCCGAATGGGTTTTGTAAACTAATATagactatatatattgtaaaaaagtggtcaaatcaaacctgttttaaaagatggtattaatctgtcaggattattttgttaaataaaatcatataaatcacacatgaactgtacagtattgtctttatgtatcaaggattgttacattttatagtttataatgttgctaatatgcatcgatctgttccaatcgttttattaaatttggttgtaatgaaagacatccataaaaatttaacagaaatcattatttattgcataggagcttagtttgatgtgtagggtctgatgtaacctgttttaagagccgcgaaccgaacgtccacttccttccggttcgttgttaatagcgtccatagctatcaccatagcaacagtaaaaAGCGTAACAACCCAATGTTTTTTCTGGTGAGACCTGAAAGACTGAATAAACGATATCATTCGCAaaggattgtgggatgggtagttccttgactccggacgaaaatgatgtacacagtcttgaaCCTATACCTTTGTTTCCGTTTTTAACGCCGTTTTGGTGCTGAATTGAATGTACTATAGTCACGAGTGTTGGGGTAGATTGGTTCAGTTCACGGCTCTTTTTTCGGCTGCTCTGGTTCCGGAATtaaattttcccattcaaatcctccattgatttttcacaaaatccttatatcaagagattggcgCCTGGGACCAAGacaacgtccacttccttccggttcattgttgatagcgtccatagctaccaccatagcaacagtagaaaacgtaacagtccaacgtttttctatcgagacctgaaagaatcttcgtagaaacaaacaaacaaactaaagatcataaacataaaccgaatgaagattatgaagatacaatatACATTTGTcaccagaaaggttatcaaaacgacacttacgcctcaaactatcttaaaatattgcattttccaccgaaaatagaagggatgtccgccatgtttttttttttgccaggggaaaactgggtATACctgtgacctgaggtatgcctatacaaaagaataggcaaaaggaaacgtaggcatgtcacaattttagagcccttattgtgaaactactatgttttgcgctgtggaccaacgtaggtattacacattttgacatgagactgggttgccTGCACTCAACGCTTTTGTGGATAAGAATGGTCAAAAGACGTTTCACACGCCCCCTTTCTGTGACACGCTGAGAGCCCTAAGCAGAACGCCTGAGTTaacagaaaaagttcataatcAGCTCATGCTATCAGATATCTTTATCTGGGGCTTCTGGCTTTGCTGAACCAGCTTTCTTAAAGAAAGCCTGGATATGTTGAACTTGCTTCAGGACTTGCTTCGGGCATACAACAACTGACCCAAATACTGATCAATAACTTAAACAACAGCCAAATACCGCCACCTAGTGTCTAAATTGAGTTTtgtctaaactaaatgtgttATATGTTTGCActtcagaaataaaagtttCCATGGCTAACAAAAACCAGTATAAACCGGTTCTGCTCATCTGTCTGTAACTGTCCATAGGCACACTGCAGATTTGAAGAGAGAGGACACTTGGCTTCCATGTACAAGACACACAAGTCCCAGATTGAATCACTCTATCAGGTAAAGAGCTAGCTCACTTAAAAGTGATTTAAGAAGGTGGAGTCCTACAGAATCAGTAAGTAAGCCACAGTCCTTTCTAACACTCAGTTAATAATGATAAACTCTATGTATATTAAATTATACAAGCTTCTGATTTCTGCCTCTCAGATTGATTCTGCTGTTTCAGTTTTCACCTGTTAGCTCACATCCCTGGCTACTAAGTCATAGGCAAAAGTATTGTAACCCTGTTTATGTcatgattatatgagaatatttaatattagtttaatttatcaggctggcccatgtgatgacagtttaaaataatcttcaatagaaagtggcaggaacacttgtcttaaaacataaattcataaagctgatcatattattggattcatccagtcttattatatatttgtttttcctcttagatagttctcctgtctttaataggaaaacaaaaaacatgatcaGCTTCTTATTTATAAAGGCAAACTTTAGAAGCTGAaatttagcagaacctgaggacagatctgatttcaggtctgaggcataaacatcacagtaaaattcattacaCTTTAAATTTAACttcatgattgttttttttaattacagaattcctcagattcagatccttcagcaacccctgacaacatggaggactcgtcccctgagcatttcctgtcctctctcgatggagttcttctcttcagttattaactcttcagtagcacaaaatgccagaccCACCCTCCCGAAGCTCATCCTTAGCACCGTGGCTGAGTCCAAAGAGCACAAAGGTGTGTCTTTGTCGGCGGTGAAGAAGGCACTGGCCGCTAAAGGTGTGGATGTGAGCAAGGCTAACAAACGCATCAACACTGCTGTCATTAAGCTGGTAACAAAGGGCACTTTGTCCCAGACTAAAGGCAGTGGTGCCTCCGGATCTTTCAAGCTTGCAAAGAAAGAGCCCAAAGCCGACAAACCAGCGAAGAAGGTCGCAAAGAAGGCTCCAGCCAAGGCAAAGAAGCCTGCTGCAAAGAAAGCGACACCCAAGAAGAAGGCTGCAGTCAAGAAAGTAGCAGTCAAGAAGTCCCTGAAGAAGGCAGCAGCCAAGAAAACCCTGGTGAAGAAGGCAGTCAAAAAGCCAGCTGCTAAGAGTCCCAAGACGGCTGCCCCGAAGAAGGTGGTGAAGAAGACTCCAGTGAAAAAGGCTCCAGCTAAGAAAGCACCAGCCAAGAAGACCAAGAAGTAAATCTGCACACCACGATTCAATGCATcaaaggctcttttaagagccaccacAACTTCTACTAAAGAGTTTGTCCTCACTAATACAtgtattttcccttttttaatcaTTATGGAATACATATTTAGAAGCATCAAATCGGCCTTTAAAACGTTTTGCTCGTGCGCAAAATCTGAGCCAACGGTAAGGTTCACCCAAAGAGCAGCTCGTCCACATATAACAGTGCTCAACCAACCTGATAGtctccacacatgcacactatCAGCTACATGTTGCACACAAAGGAACTTTTTACCTGCTTCTCTTAAATACAGAAACACGAGCACATCAATTCAGCGCATATCAGCGCGCATCTTGGTCGACTGAATTACGCATGGCATCAAAGACCCCTATGCTGCCCCAAAAGTGCCTGTGTGGGACTTACTCATCTTTAACCACAAAAAAACCTACTCAAATATTACAGGTGCGTTAGTACATTATGACTGAACAAGACCATGTACAACATATCAAAAGTCAAACATGAGAATGGGGGGGTTCCTAGTGTCCATAAACATGCTTGACATTACTATGGgccccacatacacacagaagaATGTTGAGGGGTAGGGGCTCAAATTCACAAAAGACCTACTCCATTTGctcactttttttcagttgtcatagatacacatttaaaacaaagagttcattgttttaatattcagtcatTAGTTTTGGAGAAGAGGATGTGTTAGGGCTTCCTGTCCTCTCCTGGGAGTTTTGCATGGCCGTTGCTGTCTGAGGTACTGAAATGACACCTGCTGGAACACGCTGTACCATTTGCTTTATTGCTCTTACTTCATTCATTACTCATTCATTGCTGCATGCTAGACACTTTTTATTGACTATTTTTGCTGTGTAGATGAATATATATTGATTCATGACAATTTGCTCCTAATTGTCAGTTGATTTTTATCCCTCATTTTACCTGTGACCTTTGAACCATTGATTTTCAATACAAATGCAATCTAAAGCACATTTGGACACTTATTTACACGTTCAGCAGATATGATTTGAATTCTCTTTTGCATCAATGGCCGTAGTCTTGTCTCTTTCAAAACGTTCACACTCCagctctttgatttttattgcagCAACTTCAGGACCTTGGacaataatattattttgtattagagtggtttcatattttcaaaactGTTTAGGTAACAGCAACAATACATTTGTATGTTAGACAATTGTTATACTAAATATTTACATCTTGTGTCCATCACGGTTTCCAGCAGGAAGTCGGGGGTTCTGGTGGTTATAATCAGTAGCTGTAAGCAAGGTCAGTGTTCTGTATACAGGTGTGACCAAACTGCTTCTCTGCATACATGAGGGTGTGCTTTTGGATGTTCTCCAAATCTGAAGTTGTCCTGTTGGGtagaaaagacagacagaaaaaaaccttcTCTGTTAGTGACAAAGTTCTCACTTCCACTTCATATTGCACCAAATAACATAAAGGTGAGCAGAGTCCTCAGCTTGAAAATCAGCTGGAGAGATAGAAAGagtcaaaatataaatgtagtgtgccatttcaaatacattttgtaatggTCCTAAATAACAACAATGCTGCATGCATGCATAATTACAAATACAAGCATTTGCATGACTGGAATGTGATctgcaaaatatatatttgtgtgtttgagatgtaAGTCAAATTTACCTGGATTACAAGacatcagcctcctcctcttcctccttcagtAGCTGAACACCTTGGACAGCAAACACATCATTCCCGAATCAAAAGACAAGTCGAATATTACAGAAAGTTACATAGTGGAGTATTGAGGCAGGGAGCCGCTGTGCGGACGTTGGAGAGACAACATTGTCGCTGTTAAATGTGATTACGCTGTTAGACCTATGTGTTAGACGAACTTACAAGCAAATATTTTaaggttgaaaagttacatattggggCTTTAAGATGTTGTACGACAGAATTTGTGTGATGTTAAAAACTAAAGGTCCTCCTTTAACCGCAGACTGTAAATCTGGTTATCTGATGTCataatgttatactccacgtaaatgtcgACATTAACACTATCACTACTAGAAAGGCCATAGcggtcattttgactgtttacgaattatttgcatatcatttcaataatcaatatcaaatataagaataaatggatctgtaatgttgtgaaaggtataataaacttcaggacacaaacatgaaattctaatgaatttgaaatttgaatagtTTATCGACAACCACAGGAACAGCAGCCGCCGTTTTTTGCGAATGGGAATGATCTCTGTATCATTCTCAGGTTCAATCTCAGAGCCAGTGTCAGATGAAGTTTCGAGAGACCAGGAGACATCACTTTCCGTATCCGAACCTGCGCCTCCATCAGACTCTGCCTCATCAAGGCTCTGGAGCATGGCTAAAGCCTCTGTGGCAgcaatcctcctccttcctgacatttcgttctattctattctattctaccctaaatcagatcctaatttactctattctgccttttcaatgttgattaattcaaatgtatgtcTCCTATTCTTTCTATATGGTTTTAGGCAGGTAAGCTTTCTTGATGCGCACCTTTaagtagtggtgggcgatataacgatcttagatcgtgaaggattttaacttgctgatgatctgccaaagcagagagatcgtagaaccgggctaatgtgtttattctatcatgctgcagtttaatCTCCTACACAGACACATCTCCTCcttttttgctccgcagcggtgaaaacaaaacttaaaagtaaagtccgcaaaaacaactccatttctgttatatgcaactgttctgatatttttccaaaccgacacgctgtgagcaacagCTAAAATatctgcatagtgtgcacaTTTAAGATTAGTCTACATCTCAGATAACGAcacggagagacgttaacagtcagagacagacagggcggagctcagacagtcagCGGAGATATAACGTTGTAAGCGGGTGGCTGACATTACTGGGATCCCTTTTCTGGGATTAAAAATCGATACCAGGGGTTGGTGGTCTGTCACAAGAGTGAACCTTTGGCCATAAAGGTAATGGTGGAACTTTTTAATACCCCACACTAGACTGAGGGCCTCACGATTGATCTGCACATAATTGCGTTCTGCGCTTGATAGTGATCTAGAGGCGAACGCAATAGGGCGTTCAGATCCATCCTTCATGAGGTGTGACAGAACACAACCAATCCCATAAGGACTAGCGTCGCAGGCCAGTCTGATGGGTCGTGCTGGGTCGTAATGGGTTAGCAGTTCATCTGAAGTTatcagtctttttgtctctttgaatGCTCTATCACATTCCTCAGACCACTCCCATTTTGCTCCTGTCTGCAGCAGCGCGTTGAGTGGGTAGAGCGTTGTAGCGAAGTTTGGGAGGAACTTGTGATAGTAGTTGACAAGGCCTAAATACGACCTCAGCTTTGACACATTTTCTGGTTTTGGTGCCTGGAGCACAGCTTAAattttctcttttgattttgtGTAAGCCGTGCTTGTCAATGACATGTCCACAGTATGAGATTTCGCTCCTGAAAAACTCACACTTATTTCTCTTCGCACGCAGGCCATAGCCTGGCAAGCACCTTGCTGAGATTTTCTAGGTGGTCGATTTTCTAGGTGGTCGTCATCATTCTAGCCTGTTACAATGATGTCATCAAGATAACACTGTGTACCTGGGATACCTTGAAACACCTGATCCATAGCTCTTTGTCAGATTGCTGGAGCAGAAGCAACACCATAGACGAGCCTGTTGTATTGGAACAGTCCTTTATGAGTGTTGATTGTGAGGAGTTTCTTGTTGGATTCCTCGACCGACACGGctcgccttcaaaataaaagacgcGCGTTTGGAATCGTGTTAGCTATGTATGCTGTCATTGAGgacaagcttttttttctgtaagcgTACTGTGTATTCTTggctttattacatttttggaaGAGAGATTTTGCAGGTGAGGTAATTGTGGTTTACAGTAGGTAAACTTATTAATACAGTGTTAACGTTGTTCAAGCTGTTAGGCGAAAATATTGACTGAAATGAGGAgtttaaacaacattaaaagaCATCGCTGGGCTGCATTATTAAATCTTGTTTAACCTCGCTTTATCTACTAAGTGGAAATGACTTGTAGCAGTTTTTATGGCTTTCGTAGATGCGTATTCCATCATTTCATGTGGCTCAAAGCCTGCACAACATGCTGCAACCTGTATCATTGCCCCTGTGACCGCGCCTACAAGGGGGTCACAGGGGCCATCCGTACCatgctgtacccaagcacgattgcccccctgCAGcgccattcccccgctggccggcgcggcccgcggtcacactacacaggactatctgtgcctaagcacga
Encoded proteins:
- the LOC109984339 gene encoding histone H1-like, producing MEFFSSVINSSVAQNARPTLPKLILSTVAESKEHKGVSLSAVKKALAAKGVDVSKANKRINTAVIKLVTKGTLSQTKGSGASGSFKLAKKEPKADKPAKKVAKKAPAKAKKPAAKKATPKKKAAVKKVAVKKSLKKAAAKKTLVKKAVKKPAAKSPKTAAPKKVVKKTPVKKAPAKKAPAKKTKK